The Antechinus flavipes isolate AdamAnt ecotype Samford, QLD, Australia chromosome 4, AdamAnt_v2, whole genome shotgun sequence genomic interval atctttttatatcttttgaataaatttgttcaattttgaCATATATGGGAGATACTTTTAGGGGGAAAATCTTTTAGAGATGCATTTTGCTCTTCTGAATCAGATGTTTTTTAATACTTAACAGACAAGCACAGAGGGATCTTTTATTCTCTATGTCAGAGGTATCAGAATTGCTGCCCTTCCCAAGTTCCAGCCCAATTAAAATCTAAtagggaaatgtttaacaaaatggataaaaatacaacataatgtAGATAATGTTCATTTGTGATTTCTAAATTAATATGCCTGTAGGGAATTAAATTTGATATCACTACACTTACCAGTTTTTGATTGGAAAGATATGATCCGCAAAGCCTGTTCCTTAATCATATCTTTATTAAACATCTCCTTGATATTCATGTAGACTATTCTTAAAGATTATGTAGAAATGGGCAAGGAGATATTTAGTTAAGTAATTAAGGgtattttctttatatccttttttTGGTTACAGTAAGTTGCAAGGGTTTTTCCAAGGGTTTGATGATAGCTTTTTAactttaagaaaatttaagaactGATCTCTTGTCATTCTCTGAATTGGCATAGACCTTTGTACTTATTTGATGGAGTCTAACTGCTTccccttgtttgtttgtttgtttgtttgttttggggggggggggttgctgCTGTTTCTATTActttgttttagaaatttttgcagaattaattttgtctttctatttgttGACCTTCCAGTTCTATCCACAGATTTTTTTCAAGATGATCTGGCCAAACCATACATGTTTTTCTCCTTACTATTTCTCACTGTTTTATGAGACAGTTTTGCTCATAATTTTCTTACCATCTTCTGTGGAATCTTAAAATAAGTTTATATCTGATACTACCAATCTGCTTCcactacatcttttttttcctggtttttctgaaatccctgaccttttgttcttccaactttttaatttttttctatctcagcaaaataactttttagtaatttaattggggtAGCATTGATTAAATAGATTAGttgggtaaaattgtcattttaaaaaattatattggttTTACCTATCCATGAACagtaaatattatttcagttatttaaatctaactttatttatataaaaagttgtttatgtttatgttcatgtagttcctgtaTCTGCTTTGGCAggtatactctcaagtattttatactcTAGTTATTTTGAACAGTTTAAAACTAgtatagtttctctatttttctcttttgattaaatctattttatgtgaagtatgggctagctccctggagggcttcagggtcagccagagtcaggataaatcaaagtccttggtctttaggagaagaaatgaaagaggcaGGCAAGCAGATTCCTGAATTCGGGAGTCCAGAATCACCAGCTTCTTGcctccttgtcctgctgccaagtgactcgGACCTgtgtcctcccctcccccttccaatccttgcctctgattatcttaaatcaaacattcagcaagcaccaacagtgagaagagccatttatccaaatatatgctaatagagtcattgtctcacatcgaatagataattagccttaagtgcttggttttCTGATTCAAGCAGATTTTTTtgtagtttcagccctctacaattttagttttaactttgtctgggatcatgattactatccctgcttctttctttctttctttttttaaaacttctgacctttattttatctttgtgcgTGCCTCTCATTTGTATAGTGGTTTCAGAAAGCAATATGctattgaattcaaatttttaatttttctatcaaTTTGCATTTTATGGACAAAtatatcccattcacattttaagctataattacttgttatgtattttccttctttctatgtttttctcatTATCCTTCTCACCCTATTCCTATCCCTACTCATTTCTCTGCTTTACATCTATCCTATATCTCTATCTTCCTATATCTTAACCTACTCATCTTCCATGAGTCCCTGCCTATTCTTACCCTCCATATCCCTTTATTCTCTTATTCCTTTCTGTATGTAGAAGAATTTTTGtacttttatatacatacacacttgcgtgcgcgcacacacaaacaccctctttaacccattcctgatgagtGTAAAGTTACAGCATTATCCACTCTGTCTCCTATTAGCTTCTTTTGcatcagttttttccttttatgcctcatttgtatgagataattgctccttttttatatcttttaatcaCAATCTTAAGAGTACTGATAATACTTTCACATGTAAGaagtaaaaaatttaaactcATTGAGTTATAATTGGCctttaatgtttaccttatatttctccagGATATTTTATGTCGAATTTTTCCTCAAGTTCTGCTGTTTTTGTCACATATACctgaaagtctttcagttcattcagtatccattttttcattcaggattatagtTAACTTTGATAGGTAAGTTATCCTTGATTGTAACCACAGCTCTTTTGCTCTGCAAAATACAGTACTAGTATTCCAAGACTATAGTATTTCAGGCCTTTAATATAGgagctgctaggtcttgtgtaATACTTACTCTGTAGCTCCATGatattaacaaattatttttcttgttgcttccaatatttttgtcCTTAACTCATGATTTTTGAAACTTGGCTATGTTATTCTTATATGTTTTCCTCCTGGAATCTTTTTCagatggtgatcagtggatttttttttttcctatttctgctttgcCTTCTTATTCTAAAACTTCAGAGTAATTTTCCTTGTAacattgtatcaagattcttttttttttaaattattgtaattttcaggtagtttgaccattcttctattatttttcctcAGTCTGTTCTCcggatcagttgtttttctgttgagttatttcagattcttttttttttttttcattcttttgattttgttttattatttcttggtatctTAGAATGTCattggcttcctcttgcccaattctaattttcaaataattattttcttccttaagtttttgattctctatttcaagttttcttttcttgattttcttggattgttcttattttttttctaatttttcctcgctctctctattttgatttttaaagtcctttaataACTCCTTGCACTTGGGCCATTTgacatttctcattgaaaaaggagtagcttttttttttttttttttttttttgctcccttattttcctctgaatatgaatccAGATGTTCTCTATCCCATTAGCAGCTATATCTATAGTTGGGGTCTTTCTTCTTtgattactcatttttattttcattttttaaagttttgtttttagcaGCTATTATTGTAATCAAGTTATAATCCCATGGAGAAGGATGCCCCACATCTCAAGTCCTTATTATATTATAGTCTGAGGTCTATCTTGAGGCTAAACTTTAGACTCTGCTCTCCATTCCTAAGCCATATAACTATGGTTTTGAAACCACTATCTGGCAAATGATCTTGCTCCCTTCTAGTCAGCAGCAAACTGTAGCTTCTTCTCTGCCTCAGAACTGAAACCAGGGACTCTgttctcctgcaagtgcccacagccagtaGGGTTTCCATTCCTTTCTACTGAATTCACTATCGCCTTCTCCCCTGAAGCCACAGTCTGGGATGTGATGGTCAGCATAGCTCTGCTTGGCATCAGTGGAAGATCCTTCAGCCTATTATTCAGCCATCATACCCCCATAGTGAGGCTGCCTCTTAACCATTTGCCCTTAggaataattttttgttgtttctacAGTCAGCTTTGAGGTGTTTATACTTCACTGGACAACCTCTGCCCCTGAAGTTCTGGTCTTTCCTGGGGGTCTTCTTAAGTTGTCTTTGAACAACTGCTTAACCCTAGTTTTTGTTTATTTCGACTATGCTGTATTCTCTATGAGGtgatattctgtctttttttatggagaaaatttggagaaccaaaagttttttaatttactCCTCCATCTTCCTAGAATTCTCTCCTGACCATACTCATTCCTTACTCTtgaattattttccagttttttcattatcttctcctaTGCCTATATTCATTTTGAAGGTGCACACCTATAAATTAATCTAATTTGCAATGCATGGTTTTTCTTTATTGTGGTAAAGAATTCATAGCTAAATCTACTATTGAAAATCCTTTCCCTGCTTAGCCAGGTTAGTCCTTGGAAAATAAGCATTCTTTTTTCTGGGACCATATTTGTAGCCCCTTTTCAATACAGTAAAAGTTTattaaatcttgtgttttgcTTAACCTTTGAGGACTTGGGAGCAACTTCCTTATCACAAGGAGACATCAGAGTAGGACTTTGTAGAagaagttaaaatatattttagaaaaactgGTCTTGTTTTATTGAGAGAAAGTACCATGATACAGTGGAAACTACTGGacttgaatcccagctctgctactttcttaggcaagtcacttaccttctcttggtctcagtttcctcatctgtaaactgaggatTGAACTAAATGGTTTTGAAGGTCTATTCCAATTATACATTCTATGGGGTTGTAAATACCTGGTATGGAATGTGGAACGTAGTTTGAAGAATGCCTACATATTGTAGTAAATGGCTGTATGTATTCAAATTTATTAATACTTTATTCTTTCACAGTAAGGTGTATGATGTATGGCTTTGGTGATGACCAAAATCCTTATACAGAATCAGTGGATATTCTAGAAGATCTTGTCATAGAATTCATCACTGAAATggtaagataattttaaaagttgagtagctaattatttgaaaaatgatctTATATGGGGCTAAAACTCTCCTTAAAATAGAAGTTTTTGAAGGGCTACTGTTGTAAGTCATTATATAGCattaaagaaagaagtaaaaggaagTTTTCTTTTAAGTTCGAGAATGTATGTAGCCAAACAATAAATATGAGCTAAAAGCTCTTCTTACTTTGAGCACCTTAAGTTACTCTTCTTTGAATTAGCCATCTTGAAACATCTGGTATTCGACCCTTTTTAGTGACCTTTCCTTATTCCTGGATTCCCTTGTCAGTTTTGTTGACGTCTGTGTGCCCCTTTTCagagtcatatttttaaataattgaaggaaatagtacattttaattaaaggttagtgaaaataaaaatgcaaattcataGACTCCTTGAAGTTTCTCCATAAATCTCTTTGAGAGTTTCTGGACTCCAGATTTAGATTCTCTATTCCATTGGTTGATCAGAGATAGtgtgacaaaattttaaaagtgaagagTAGAGGGCTCAAAACTTATTTTTTGACACTTActatatgacactgggcaagtcacttaatttatttatgccccagttttctcatctatacagTGGGCATAATGCTATTAGTGTTATCTGCCTCACAGTATGCTGTGAAgagagtgctttataaatatgagaggagttttatttataaattagatAGTTTTAACACTTTACATTTTTGTTGAGTTTTAAAGTCTGTAGAGCAAtttcatatacattatctcattttattcacgCAGCTTATTTACACagactatataaataatatatgtatacaagtatTAATAGTACATGAcatatagttctttaaagttttcaaaatactttgtttcttgtcttatttgaacctcataaAAAACTTTGTAGATACTACaaatatcattcccattttacagatgaggaaacaggtttgGGTTAAGTGGCTTAGCCATGGTTATAATATGGTTATATTACCACTTTGTCAGAAATAGGTTTTGAACCTAGATTTCTCCTTGAAGTGACATCTAGAACTCTTCTATACCATGAATGTTAAGAAAGACTTCATTCAGAAAGCAAAGGGTTTTAAAAATAGTCTATACAGAAGTGGTCCATTTCCTCTTTAAGTGATTGGAGAAAAACGGAAAAGCCGTGCTTGTTTGAAAATCATTCTGTGTTTTTTCATTAGTTCAGTAACTAAAGAGACATAAAATACTAAATCTACTCCTTTTGTCTCTTTAGAAATTAGAAACTctattctcttcccctccccaccaaaaaaagggaagaaagaaaagatcaggaACCTGCAATAAATGGGGGGCAGGGAATGGAgaatgaaaaacataaaatagaatttaggaaggaagaaaaaaacagtttatttggaaagaacaaataaaatgacaataaaaaaaaattgatgctgAACCGTCCCCAAATAGACAGCTTTTTCTCATATCCACTTATATTTTGGATTGACAGTGCTAGTCTGATGTCTTTCAGATTTTATCCTTACaatctgggaaatgactatggtttaaattttttaaattaacttttttagaAGCAAGTTGTTCTGCCTGATTATGGGGAAAAATTGATAGAAAAGGTGAaataacttaagaaaaaaattttccattaatTGAACTCATCATGTTTCTTCGTATCTTCATGATAGACTCACAAAGCAATGTCTATTGGACGACAAGGTCGAGTGCAAGTTGAAGATATTGTCTTTTTGATTCGAAAGGACCCAAGGAAGTTTGCCAGAGTTAAAGACTTGCTTACTATGAACGAAGAACTGAAACGGGCtagaaaagcatttgatgaagCAAACTATGGATCCTGACATCTTTTATGTTCTCCAAAGTTGCACTGTCTTCTAGAACAAATGTGTGTGTACTAGAACTGTGTATTTTTCACCTTGCCAAAAAATGAAAGGTCCTGAAATAATTTAAGTACTTCTTACAATTACCTTATTGTCTACATGCAATTGACCCTATAAATGAAGAATGGAGCACTTCATTGCTGCCTTTACTTTGACTTCGTGGATTCTAAAAGTGGTATTTAGGTATTAAATTGcctgtctttctttttgataCTTGAAATTGCT includes:
- the TAF13 gene encoding transcription initiation factor TFIID subunit 13 gives rise to the protein MADEEEDPTFEEDNEDAGGGADGGQGKRKRLFSKELRCMMYGFGDDQNPYTESVDILEDLVIEFITEMTHKAMSIGRQGRVQVEDIVFLIRKDPRKFARVKDLLTMNEELKRARKAFDEANYGS